In the genome of Triticum urartu cultivar G1812 chromosome 5, Tu2.1, whole genome shotgun sequence, one region contains:
- the LOC125508623 gene encoding mitochondrial acidic protein mam33 gives MFLRRLSTSASAVLRRRRRGAKDDGVLAALRAEIAHELSSPPSSSPPSLHSQEALDFDTVSDAPRAQDVLLRRRGDAEEVHVSALLAPLRFEGEEPLPRDALMKVFISKPGVEPLLRFDCRAVAAGRGAAAGYDITALSYHAFPGDGGDSKYEGPDFGDLDPKLQAALKEYLLARGVTPELATSLREHLLQKEQAQYVSWLKTLEGMFTKDH, from the exons ATGTTCCTGCGGCGCCTGAGCACGTCCGCCTCCGCCGTcctccgccggcgccgccgcggcGCCAAGGACGACGGCGTCCTAGCCGCCCTGCGTGCGGAGATCGCCCACGAGCTCTCCtcgcccccctcctcctcccccccttCCCTCCATTCTCAG GAGGCTCTCGACTTTGACACCGTGTCGGACGCGCCGCGTGCGCAGGACGTGCTTCTGCGCCGCCGCGGAGACGCCGAGGAGGTCCACGTGTCGGCGCTGCTCGCCCCGCTGCGGTTCGAAGGCGAGGAGCCGCTGCCCAGGGACGCGCTCATGAAGGTGTTCATCAGCAAGCCAGGAGTGGAACCGCTGCTGCGCTTCGACTGCCGCGCGGTTGCCGCCGGCCGCGGCGCTGCTGCTGGCTATGATATAACTGCCCTCTCGTATCACGCGTTCCCTGGCGATGGTGGAGACAGCAAGTATGAAGGGCCAGACTTCGG GGATTTGGATCCTAAGCTACAGGCTGCACTGAAAGAATATCTCCTGGCAAGAGGCGTTACCCCCGAACTGGCGACCTCACTTCGTGAACACTTGCTTCAGAAGGAGCAGGCCCAGTACGTGAGCTGGCTGAAAACATTGGAGGGGATGTTCACCAAAGATCATTGA